The following proteins are encoded in a genomic region of Actinomadura sp. NAK00032:
- a CDS encoding PTS sugar transporter subunit IIB yields MALDRQLEILAVCGVGMGSSLMLKMTAEDALRSLGVEARVENTDVSTARGMSPDVVIGQGMHTSEIADLAPVVITVSDFLDKEGLEAQLRERLTEQGWLS; encoded by the coding sequence ATGGCACTGGACCGGCAACTGGAGATCCTCGCGGTCTGCGGCGTCGGCATGGGCTCCAGCCTGATGCTCAAGATGACCGCCGAGGACGCGCTGCGCTCGCTCGGGGTCGAGGCGCGGGTGGAGAACACCGACGTGTCCACGGCGCGGGGGATGTCGCCCGACGTGGTGATCGGCCAGGGCATGCACACCAGCGAGATCGCCGACCTCGCGCCCGTCGTGATCACCGTCAGCGACTTCCTCGACAAGGAGGGCCTCGAAGCACAGCTCCGGGAGCGCCTCACCGAGCAGGGGTGGCTTTCATGA